Proteins from a genomic interval of Arthrobacter sp. CAN_C5:
- a CDS encoding DUF2306 domain-containing protein gives MTTPTTTERTGEKRRRAQWPAPAGLILLSLIPIIQGAFRLTELTGGTEITLQNARFFGSPIPVVTHIVSGTVFALLGAFQFVPSLRGRRAWHRIAGRVLIPAGLLAALSGLWMSLLYALPESDGKLLLVFRLVFGSVMAASIFFGIRAIRRRDFVSHSGWMTRAYALGVAAGTQAFVLALWIIFVAPTDETSRALLIGLAWVINLAVAEYIIHRGTVRSARGARRASRQKPI, from the coding sequence ATGACCACGCCAACCACCACAGAGCGCACTGGGGAGAAACGCCGCAGAGCCCAGTGGCCCGCCCCGGCCGGGCTGATTCTCCTTAGCCTCATCCCCATCATTCAGGGTGCCTTTAGGCTTACTGAGTTGACCGGTGGCACCGAGATTACGTTGCAGAATGCGAGGTTCTTCGGGTCGCCCATTCCCGTGGTCACGCACATTGTCAGCGGCACCGTGTTTGCCCTCCTCGGGGCTTTCCAATTCGTTCCCTCACTTCGCGGCAGGCGGGCGTGGCACCGAATAGCAGGACGGGTCTTGATACCGGCCGGCCTTCTCGCCGCGCTCTCCGGCCTGTGGATGTCGCTGTTATACGCGCTTCCCGAGAGTGACGGCAAACTATTGCTCGTGTTTCGCCTCGTGTTCGGATCAGTGATGGCTGCGAGCATCTTCTTTGGGATTCGCGCAATCCGTCGACGAGACTTCGTCTCACACAGCGGTTGGATGACCCGGGCCTACGCACTTGGCGTCGCAGCGGGCACCCAAGCGTTCGTGCTCGCACTCTGGATCATATTCGTCGCCCCGACCGACGAAACGAGCAGGGCGCTGCTCATAGGTCTTGCCTGGGTGATCAATCTCGCGGTGGCCGAGTACATCATCCACCGCGGCACTGTGCGATCGGCCCGAGGGGCGCGCAGGGCGTCCCGCCAGAAACCGATCTAG
- a CDS encoding IS3 family transposase: MSKFEYIDSQRNDPAETNPVTKMCLWLAVSTSGFYNWLKRPQSATAARRDVLAALIKGFFDDSDGTYGYRRVHADLAAAGIECSPELARRIMRDENLIACQPGICQGV, encoded by the coding sequence GTGAGCAAGTTTGAATACATCGACTCCCAACGAAACGACCCGGCCGAGACCAATCCAGTGACGAAGATGTGCCTTTGGTTAGCCGTCTCAACCTCCGGGTTCTACAACTGGCTCAAGCGCCCTCAATCGGCCACAGCAGCCCGCAGGGACGTCCTTGCAGCCCTCATCAAGGGCTTCTTCGACGATTCCGACGGCACGTACGGGTACCGGCGTGTTCACGCCGACCTGGCCGCCGCTGGCATTGAGTGTTCGCCGGAGTTGGCGCGAAGAATTATGCGTGATGAAAATCTTATTGCCTGCCAGCCCGGAATCTGTCAAGGCGTTTGA
- a CDS encoding DDE-type integrase/transposase/recombinase: MSAAVDEAFTALTGLLPVRRICALTGRSPATHYRSLTPKVHGPTPRRPAPVNKLTDEEVAQVLDRLNSEEFADKAPAQVGAILLDQGTYLCSESSMYRILRGHGQVRERRRQATHPAKKKPELVAVKPNDVWSWDITKLPSPIRGVYYDLMVIIDLFSRYVVHWHITTRESGLGSKDFIADAVMIHGTPGVIHADRGTSMTSKPVAELMIDLGIDRSHSRPRVSNDNPYSEAAFKTTKYHHSYPGRFGSRQDAVAWANEFFLYYNFEHRHSGIGLHTPATVFDGTYAAIQGRRAAVLQDAYTANPHRFGQPPAPPAGPTAAWINQPQQSEVPTHA, translated from the coding sequence GTGAGCGCCGCCGTGGACGAGGCCTTCACAGCCCTGACCGGGCTGCTGCCCGTGCGGAGAATCTGCGCCCTCACGGGACGGTCTCCCGCCACGCACTACCGGTCCCTGACCCCGAAGGTCCACGGGCCCACACCCCGGCGCCCGGCACCGGTAAACAAGCTCACGGATGAAGAGGTCGCGCAGGTGTTGGACCGGTTGAACAGCGAGGAGTTCGCCGACAAGGCGCCGGCCCAGGTCGGGGCGATCCTGCTGGACCAGGGCACCTACCTGTGCTCGGAATCAAGCATGTACCGCATCCTGCGCGGCCACGGCCAGGTGCGTGAACGCCGACGCCAGGCCACCCACCCGGCGAAGAAGAAACCCGAACTCGTCGCGGTGAAACCCAACGACGTCTGGTCCTGGGACATCACCAAACTCCCCAGCCCCATCCGGGGCGTCTACTACGACCTGATGGTCATCATTGACCTGTTCTCCCGCTACGTCGTGCACTGGCACATCACCACCCGCGAGTCCGGGCTCGGCTCCAAGGACTTCATCGCCGACGCGGTCATGATCCACGGCACCCCGGGCGTGATCCACGCCGACCGGGGGACGTCCATGACGTCCAAACCGGTCGCCGAGCTGATGATCGATCTGGGCATCGACCGCAGCCATTCACGGCCCCGCGTTTCCAACGACAACCCGTATTCCGAGGCGGCGTTCAAGACCACGAAGTATCACCACTCCTACCCGGGGCGGTTTGGCTCCCGCCAGGACGCGGTCGCCTGGGCCAACGAATTCTTCCTTTACTATAATTTCGAACACCGCCATTCCGGGATCGGGCTGCATACCCCCGCGACGGTCTTCGACGGCACCTACGCGGCCATCCAGGGCCGCCGGGCCGCGGTGCTCCAGGACGCCTACACGGCGAACCCGCACCGGTTCGGTCAACCGCCGGCGCCGCCGGCGGGCCCCACGGCGGCGTGGATCAACCAGCCCCAACAAAGCGAGGTCCCCACACACGCCTAA
- a CDS encoding transposase → MSASRSRRSYTQDFKDDLCREVISTSKPVVDVAKSYGIGAETLRRWLIKYRETHNSPDAAATGAELARLKVLEKENRELLAENLFLKKASAYFAREQR, encoded by the coding sequence ATGTCTGCATCAAGATCACGCCGTTCGTATACCCAGGACTTCAAGGATGATCTCTGCCGTGAAGTTATCAGCACGTCCAAGCCGGTGGTGGATGTGGCCAAGTCCTATGGCATTGGCGCCGAGACCCTGCGCCGTTGGTTGATCAAGTACCGGGAGACCCACAACAGTCCTGATGCCGCGGCGACCGGCGCCGAGCTGGCCAGGCTGAAGGTGCTTGAGAAGGAAAATCGGGAGCTGCTGGCGGAGAATCTTTTCTTGAAAAAAGCCAGCGCTTACTTCGCGAGGGAGCAGCGGTAG
- a CDS encoding small multidrug efflux protein has product MTNPYEWLQSFIEQVPNILQPLIVAVAGAVPYIEGEGAAAFGIIGGIDPIVAAIAGATGNILCVLVVVILGSRIRERVVARRTATTEETRAEGPVVVDPSGQSSDGTMGDVATPETAAVSVLEQPADDPNANPTRRAKGRVRLRRWMVRFGVPGASILAPLALPTMLTAAFFVGSGVAKWWVILWQVVAIVLWTSAVALTGTGVLALLGW; this is encoded by the coding sequence ATGACCAATCCGTACGAGTGGTTGCAGAGCTTCATCGAGCAGGTGCCCAACATCCTCCAACCGCTGATCGTCGCCGTCGCCGGCGCGGTCCCCTACATCGAGGGGGAGGGTGCGGCGGCCTTCGGAATCATTGGGGGAATAGACCCCATCGTCGCAGCGATCGCCGGCGCCACGGGAAACATCCTGTGCGTCCTAGTCGTGGTGATCCTGGGGTCGCGCATCCGCGAACGCGTCGTCGCGCGGCGCACGGCGACAACCGAAGAGACGAGGGCCGAGGGTCCCGTAGTCGTGGATCCCTCCGGCCAGTCAAGCGACGGCACCATGGGCGACGTGGCGACGCCCGAGACCGCTGCGGTCAGCGTGCTCGAGCAGCCCGCGGACGATCCGAATGCGAACCCGACGAGGCGCGCAAAGGGCCGTGTGCGGCTCCGTCGCTGGATGGTTCGGTTCGGGGTCCCCGGTGCGAGCATCCTTGCTCCTCTCGCCCTCCCGACGATGCTGACCGCCGCGTTCTTCGTCGGGTCGGGTGTCGCGAAGTGGTGGGTCATCCTCTGGCAGGTCGTCGCGATTGTCCTGTGGACGAGCGCGGTCGCGCTCACTGGGACCGGCGTGCTCGCACTCCTCGGATGGTGA